A window of the Butyricimonas virosa genome harbors these coding sequences:
- the clpB gene encoding ATP-dependent chaperone ClpB, with protein MNMNNYTIKSQEAVQAAVQLAQEKGQQAIETGHLLRGVIEKGENITNFIFNKLGVNSRNVLAALDRIVDGYPKVSGGSPYLSDEANKVLEKATKLAGEMGDQYVSLEHIILGLLSVKDPVSGMLKDAGMTEKETRAAIDELRKGSKVNSQSAEDNYDALGRYAINLNERARNGKLDPVIGRDDEIRRVLQILSRRTKNNPILIGEPGVGKTAIAEGLAQRIVNGDVPSNLASKSIYSLDMGALIAGAKYKGEFEERLKSVVNEVLASEGEIILFIDEIHTLVGAGKSDGAMDAANILKPALARGDLRAIGATTLNEYQKYFEQDKALERRFQKVMIDEPDVMSAISIMRGLKERYENHHKVRITDDAIIASVELSHRYISDRFLPDKAIDLVDEAAARLRLEMNSVPEEIDELDRKIKQLEIEKEAIKREGKSKKLDEIQKDLADLNQERTKLRAQWESERSLIDEIQKNKDAIEQFRFEADRAEREGDYGKVAEIRYGKIKESERRIEEVKAKLADMKHGSSLIREEVTEDDIAAVVSKWTGIPVSRMMQSERQKLLHLEDELHKRVVGQEMAITALADAVRRNRAGLQDAKRPIGSFIFLGTTGVGKTELAKALAEFLFDDESLMTRIDMSEYQERHSVSRLIGAPPGYVGYDEGGQLTEAVRRKPYSVVLLDEIEKAHPDVFNILLQVLDDGRLTDNKGRVVDFKNTIIIMTSNIGAHIIQERLKGIDENNRDEVLDKTNHEVYEMLKQTIRPEFLNRIDEIIMFAPLKKSEIVDIVRLQFNGVKKMLENNGIAIEVTDKAVQWLADAGYDPQFGARPVKRVIQRTLLNDLSKQILAEEVSKDSRIMVDVKDDKIVFENK; from the coding sequence ATGAACATGAACAATTATACAATTAAGTCGCAAGAGGCCGTGCAGGCAGCCGTGCAACTTGCGCAAGAAAAAGGTCAGCAAGCCATCGAAACAGGTCACCTGTTAAGAGGCGTGATCGAGAAAGGCGAAAACATCACGAACTTTATTTTTAACAAGTTGGGTGTAAATAGCCGGAATGTCTTAGCCGCTTTGGATCGAATCGTGGATGGATACCCGAAAGTGTCGGGAGGTTCTCCCTATTTGTCCGATGAGGCCAATAAAGTGTTGGAGAAAGCCACGAAGTTGGCGGGAGAGATGGGTGACCAGTATGTTTCTTTGGAACATATTATATTAGGGTTATTATCCGTGAAAGATCCGGTTTCCGGGATGTTGAAGGATGCGGGTATGACGGAAAAGGAAACCCGTGCAGCTATTGACGAGTTGCGGAAAGGATCGAAAGTGAATTCCCAGTCGGCAGAAGATAATTACGATGCTTTGGGAAGGTATGCGATCAATTTGAACGAAAGGGCCCGGAACGGTAAACTTGACCCCGTGATCGGGCGGGATGATGAAATCCGTCGGGTATTACAGATATTGTCCCGGAGAACGAAAAATAACCCGATCTTAATCGGTGAGCCGGGTGTTGGTAAAACGGCGATTGCCGAGGGATTGGCGCAACGTATCGTGAACGGGGATGTACCTTCAAATCTGGCATCCAAAAGTATTTACTCGCTGGATATGGGAGCCTTGATTGCGGGGGCAAAATATAAAGGAGAATTCGAGGAACGTTTGAAATCGGTTGTTAACGAGGTATTGGCTTCGGAAGGTGAAATTATACTGTTTATCGATGAGATTCATACCTTGGTGGGGGCCGGAAAGTCAGACGGGGCAATGGATGCAGCGAATATATTGAAACCCGCTTTGGCTCGTGGTGATTTGAGAGCTATCGGTGCAACCACGTTGAACGAGTACCAGAAATATTTTGAACAGGATAAAGCTTTGGAGCGGCGTTTCCAGAAAGTGATGATTGACGAACCGGACGTGATGAGTGCGATTAGTATTATGCGGGGATTGAAGGAGCGTTACGAGAATCACCATAAAGTGCGTATCACGGATGATGCCATCATCGCATCCGTGGAGTTGTCTCACAGGTATATTTCCGATCGTTTCTTGCCGGATAAAGCTATCGACTTGGTAGATGAGGCGGCTGCCCGTCTGCGTTTGGAGATGAATTCCGTGCCAGAGGAGATTGATGAACTGGACCGTAAGATCAAACAGTTGGAAATCGAGAAAGAGGCGATCAAGCGGGAAGGGAAAAGTAAGAAGCTGGACGAGATCCAGAAAGATTTGGCCGATTTGAACCAGGAGCGCACGAAGTTGCGAGCCCAATGGGAGTCGGAACGTTCTTTAATTGATGAGATCCAGAAGAATAAGGATGCGATCGAACAGTTCCGTTTCGAGGCAGACCGGGCCGAGCGGGAAGGCGATTACGGGAAGGTGGCCGAGATTCGTTACGGTAAGATTAAAGAGTCTGAACGCCGAATTGAAGAAGTAAAGGCCAAGTTGGCGGACATGAAACATGGAAGTTCATTGATTCGGGAAGAGGTAACGGAGGATGATATCGCGGCTGTTGTATCCAAGTGGACGGGAATTCCGGTGAGCCGGATGATGCAGAGCGAGCGTCAGAAGTTATTGCACTTGGAAGACGAGTTGCACAAACGGGTAGTTGGTCAGGAAATGGCCATTACAGCGCTGGCAGATGCTGTCCGTCGTAACCGTGCGGGATTACAGGATGCGAAACGTCCCATTGGGTCGTTTATCTTCCTCGGAACCACGGGTGTCGGTAAAACCGAGTTGGCGAAGGCATTGGCAGAGTTCCTGTTTGACGATGAATCCTTGATGACCCGTATTGATATGTCCGAGTATCAGGAGCGTCATTCTGTTTCTCGGTTGATCGGGGCGCCTCCGGGGTACGTGGGATATGATGAAGGTGGTCAGTTGACAGAGGCTGTTCGTCGGAAACCTTATTCCGTGGTTTTGCTGGACGAGATCGAGAAAGCTCATCCTGACGTGTTCAATATCTTATTGCAAGTGTTGGATGACGGGCGTTTAACTGATAATAAAGGTCGGGTAGTCGATTTCAAAAATACGATTATCATCATGACTTCGAATATCGGTGCACATATCATTCAGGAACGTCTGAAGGGCATCGACGAGAATAACCGGGATGAGGTACTTGACAAGACGAATCACGAGGTATACGAAATGTTGAAACAGACGATTCGCCCGGAGTTCTTGAACCGTATCGACGAAATCATCATGTTCGCCCCGTTGAAGAAGTCGGAAATCGTGGATATTGTACGTTTGCAGTTCAATGGAGTAAAGAAGATGTTGGAAAACAATGGTATTGCCATCGAGGTTACCGACAAGGCTGTTCAATGGCTGGCAGATGCCGGGTATGATCCGCAGTTTGGCGCTCGTCCCGTAAAACGGGTTATTCAACGTACTTTGTTAAATGATTTGTCAAAACAGATTCTTGCAGAGGAAGTTTCCAAAGATAGCCGTATCATGGTAGATGTGAAGGATGATAAGATCGTTTTCGAAAATAAATAA
- a CDS encoding RNA polymerase sigma factor: protein MVYSESEIVHELEAGNEVCLNMLFDNYYRSLCVYAFRFVSDGDDVEDIVQEVFVSFWMNKKRTVFSGSIRSYLFGAVAKAASKFATRRGKIKFDDVEKYVDQFLEELGEYDENEFARLRDKVYARVEALPGKTKEIFKAVVLDNMTYQQVGERFGITVNTVKTMYYRALKQLKEELGGNALVLFFIIRR, encoded by the coding sequence ATGGTATATAGCGAATCGGAAATTGTACACGAACTGGAGGCAGGAAATGAGGTCTGTCTGAATATGCTTTTTGATAATTATTATCGGTCATTGTGCGTGTATGCTTTTCGGTTTGTTTCAGATGGAGATGATGTGGAGGATATTGTGCAAGAGGTGTTTGTTTCTTTCTGGATGAACAAAAAGCGAACTGTTTTTTCCGGTTCCATTCGTTCTTATCTTTTCGGGGCAGTAGCCAAGGCTGCCTCTAAGTTTGCTACACGTCGGGGAAAGATCAAGTTTGACGATGTGGAAAAATATGTCGATCAGTTTTTAGAAGAGCTGGGGGAATACGATGAGAATGAATTCGCACGATTACGTGATAAAGTATATGCCCGGGTGGAGGCTTTGCCGGGAAAGACAAAAGAAATATTTAAGGCTGTGGTGTTGGATAATATGACCTATCAGCAAGTGGGGGAACGCTTTGGAATAACCGTAAATACCGTGAAAACAATGTATTACAGGGCGTTGAAGCAGTTGAAAGAAGAGTTAGGGGGGAATGCTTTGGTATTGTTTTTTATTATTCGGCGATAA
- a CDS encoding FecR family protein — MNDKIWQWIGDYCSGLMDKSEEQELRAWMDEAEENKLFFMEGVKMVLEYQVVTRSDKNASDSLKHVREKIKARGRRQLWIQITAVASVVILFALSFAFFYMPELERESPVSAKVHAGGMKATLIVANGIQVDLMQDNLQDVVRQYGATVLEDKKNELRYDNVEVNEEIEEKPVYHTISTPVGGEYHFTLADGTMVWLNSSSRLTFPTRFTGDAREVLVEGEVYFGVQHDESKPFIVRVNDVSVRVLGTEFCISAYPENEGVMTTLVRGAVQVTSGNNQVVLKPGYQAVVDQYSGAISQRAVELSLYTSWVRGIFEYENMELNDIMVQLARWYDVQFTFSASECKERRFTGVIRKYEDLNDVLDMIEKTTNVKFIINGKNVTITSVTR; from the coding sequence ATGAACGATAAAATTTGGCAATGGATTGGTGATTATTGCTCCGGGCTTATGGATAAGAGCGAGGAACAGGAGTTGCGTGCATGGATGGACGAAGCGGAGGAAAATAAGCTATTTTTTATGGAGGGGGTAAAAATGGTGCTTGAGTATCAAGTGGTTACTCGTTCGGATAAGAATGCATCGGATTCATTGAAACATGTACGGGAAAAGATTAAGGCTCGCGGGAGGAGACAATTGTGGATTCAGATTACTGCCGTGGCTTCTGTTGTGATTTTGTTCGCTTTATCATTTGCATTTTTTTACATGCCGGAACTGGAGAGAGAATCTCCCGTGTCGGCTAAGGTGCATGCCGGTGGAATGAAGGCGACTTTAATCGTGGCAAATGGTATACAGGTTGATTTGATGCAAGATAATTTGCAAGACGTAGTCAGGCAGTATGGAGCTACTGTTTTGGAAGATAAAAAGAATGAACTGCGATATGATAATGTGGAAGTAAATGAAGAGATTGAAGAAAAGCCTGTATATCATACGATCTCGACTCCGGTTGGGGGAGAATATCATTTCACGTTAGCAGACGGTACGATGGTATGGTTGAATTCATCTTCACGACTGACATTTCCTACTCGCTTTACAGGAGATGCGCGAGAGGTTCTCGTCGAGGGAGAAGTGTATTTTGGAGTGCAACATGACGAAAGTAAACCTTTTATCGTGCGGGTAAATGATGTGAGCGTGCGAGTGTTGGGAACGGAGTTTTGTATTTCGGCTTATCCCGAGAATGAAGGAGTGATGACTACTCTGGTACGGGGTGCCGTGCAAGTAACATCCGGGAATAATCAAGTCGTGTTAAAGCCCGGTTACCAAGCCGTGGTCGATCAATATTCCGGAGCTATCAGCCAAAGGGCTGTAGAACTTTCTTTGTATACTTCGTGGGTACGAGGAATATTTGAATACGAGAACATGGAATTGAATGATATTATGGTACAACTGGCTAGATGGTATGATGTACAATTCACTTTTTCGGCATCGGAATGTAAAGAGCGTCGTTTTACCGGGGTGATACGAAAATATGAAGATTTGAATGATGTGCTAGATATGATAGAAAAAACGACTAACGTAAAATTTATTATCAATGGAAAAAATGTTACAATAACTTCAGTGACAAGGTGA
- a CDS encoding SusC/RagA family TonB-linked outer membrane protein: MRLTLLLTMFFSFTAIASVSSQSVTLKLENASLRETIKELKNQTGVYFVFNEEEIANLNVKLNMVLTNEPFEKALDRIFEGLPLSYEYAEGVVIVKPTPQKKDDVKLKLIKGKVVDTDGMPLPGVSVVVEGTTRGVASDVNGLFQMMIENKVGQKLLFSFVGMEQKVITWQGQDSLYVVMKYSAVDVDEVVVTGYQTLNRRESASAVSVVKTDDIYMAGAASIDQMLQGQVPGLMVMNTSGEPSATPKIRIRGTSTINGNKAPVWVVDGVILEQDVPITASELNSEDAEYLVGNAISGISPQDIESITVLKDASATAIYGVKAANGVIVLTTKKGRAGKPTVSYHGEVVLNERPSYRNFDRMNSAERMQLSKDIFEQGLSYNSNISLDPDDSYEGLLNELVNRRMSQEEFALRSQEMAKRNTDWFDVLFRNAVTHSHNLSINGGSETTKYYFSAGYNNNQGGAKGSVSERFTTLARVDASVGKYINFMAKIDFSTTKNEGYSVVNPFSYAYNTSRTVQPYEENGKYHFYKKDSKYLYNVLNELAETGKESKSNDFNALLNLNIKLYDGLSYQGTFSYHNSSTNQRDWKTEESASVASTRGYDYKQYDENDDEYWKSALPYGGILDQGNTVKTGYTVRNGLSFIKVLGDIHDMNIIVGSELRGTKYEGVRSTGYGWTPTYGERFMPVHTDNFVNNYIDRMLPTNTNTISRVASFFGSATYTYNNRYVMNFNIRSDGANKFGSNPKYRWLPTWSIAGKWLLTNEGFMSRFADNGHYVSVRGSYGIQGNIHDDATPNLILEVGNRNTISNLEQSTIYRLPNPDLRWEKTTSWNVAADFSFWNGRLSGSLDVYKKHTEDLIIEKTVATSNGKSRLYMNAGEMDNQGFEGNLSVEIIQGKRLNWRFNVNFGRNTSEVTLANDDIYSDLEVINKMLDGNLAIKGEKLGSMYSFRYGGLSSENGYPLFYGKDGKLWHTADPKRMELVKSGSIYPDLSGGFDTQLTFDRCLSLSLGFTYNLGGVKRLPSVYADKNSALNPVANVSTNWKKRWRKPGDEKHTDIPVLYNDRVTSDFDRNVSAEDRGAVEECTYFYDLSDLRVAKADFLRLRSVGLSYIMPEKLLKGVGISSMMIRFQASNLFVWAHKDWKGLDPETPEANIPILPSYSLGINVSF, from the coding sequence ATGAGATTGACTTTGCTTTTAACTATGTTTTTCTCTTTCACGGCAATAGCCAGTGTATCGTCACAATCCGTGACGTTGAAATTAGAGAATGCAAGTCTCAGAGAGACGATTAAAGAGTTGAAGAACCAAACGGGAGTTTATTTCGTGTTTAACGAGGAAGAGATCGCGAATTTGAACGTGAAACTTAATATGGTTCTGACGAATGAACCTTTCGAGAAAGCGTTGGATCGTATTTTCGAAGGACTACCTTTGAGTTACGAGTATGCAGAAGGCGTGGTAATTGTCAAACCGACACCACAAAAGAAAGATGATGTTAAATTGAAATTGATTAAAGGGAAAGTGGTTGATACGGATGGAATGCCTCTTCCTGGGGTTTCCGTTGTCGTGGAAGGAACCACTCGCGGGGTCGCATCGGATGTGAATGGATTATTCCAGATGATGATTGAAAATAAGGTCGGGCAAAAATTACTTTTTTCTTTTGTGGGGATGGAGCAAAAAGTAATTACCTGGCAGGGACAGGATTCTTTATATGTAGTAATGAAGTATTCTGCGGTGGATGTGGATGAGGTCGTTGTGACTGGGTATCAGACGTTAAACCGGAGAGAGTCGGCCAGTGCGGTTTCGGTAGTGAAAACTGATGATATTTACATGGCAGGGGCTGCTTCTATCGATCAAATGTTGCAGGGACAAGTTCCTGGCTTGATGGTTATGAATACTTCCGGGGAGCCAAGCGCTACGCCTAAAATTCGTATCCGGGGTACTTCAACGATTAACGGGAACAAGGCTCCCGTGTGGGTGGTTGATGGAGTGATTCTGGAACAAGACGTTCCGATTACGGCCTCGGAGTTGAATAGTGAAGATGCCGAATATTTAGTAGGTAATGCTATTTCGGGGATTAGCCCGCAGGATATAGAGTCTATCACGGTTTTGAAAGATGCTTCGGCCACGGCGATTTATGGGGTAAAAGCTGCGAACGGAGTGATCGTGTTGACGACGAAAAAAGGACGTGCGGGGAAACCGACAGTTTCATACCATGGAGAGGTGGTTTTAAACGAACGTCCTTCTTATCGGAATTTTGATCGTATGAATTCAGCAGAACGTATGCAGTTGTCCAAGGATATTTTCGAGCAAGGATTGTCATATAATTCAAATATATCGTTGGATCCGGATGATTCTTACGAGGGGTTGTTGAACGAGTTGGTTAATCGTCGGATGTCGCAAGAGGAATTTGCACTTCGATCCCAAGAGATGGCGAAGCGTAACACGGATTGGTTTGACGTGTTATTTCGCAATGCGGTAACTCATTCGCATAATTTGAGTATTAACGGAGGTTCGGAGACTACAAAATATTACTTTTCCGCAGGTTACAATAACAATCAAGGTGGTGCAAAAGGTTCTGTTAGCGAGCGTTTCACTACTTTGGCGCGTGTGGATGCATCTGTGGGTAAGTATATAAATTTTATGGCGAAAATTGACTTCAGCACGACGAAAAATGAAGGTTATTCAGTGGTAAATCCGTTTAGTTATGCATATAATACTTCCCGGACAGTACAACCATACGAGGAAAATGGAAAATATCATTTTTACAAGAAAGATTCGAAATATTTGTATAACGTGTTGAACGAATTGGCAGAAACAGGTAAAGAGAGTAAATCCAATGATTTTAACGCTTTGTTAAATTTGAATATAAAGTTATATGATGGCTTGTCTTACCAAGGAACTTTCTCGTATCATAATTCTTCAACGAATCAACGGGATTGGAAAACAGAGGAGTCCGCTAGTGTGGCTTCTACACGTGGATATGATTATAAGCAGTATGACGAAAATGATGATGAATATTGGAAATCGGCCTTGCCGTACGGGGGAATTTTAGACCAAGGAAATACGGTAAAGACTGGCTATACGGTGAGAAATGGCCTGAGCTTTATTAAAGTTTTGGGTGATATTCATGATATGAATATAATTGTTGGGTCTGAGTTGCGGGGTACGAAGTACGAGGGTGTACGTTCAACGGGGTATGGTTGGACCCCTACTTATGGAGAGCGATTTATGCCAGTACATACGGATAATTTTGTAAACAACTATATAGACAGGATGCTTCCGACGAATACGAATACGATTTCAAGAGTCGCTTCATTCTTTGGTTCAGCAACCTATACTTACAATAATCGTTACGTGATGAATTTCAATATTCGTTCAGATGGGGCGAATAAGTTCGGAAGTAACCCGAAATATCGGTGGTTGCCCACATGGTCTATTGCGGGTAAATGGCTATTGACAAATGAAGGTTTTATGTCTCGATTTGCCGATAACGGACATTATGTTTCAGTAAGAGGTAGTTACGGTATCCAAGGAAATATTCATGATGATGCTACTCCTAATTTGATTTTGGAAGTAGGAAATAGAAATACAATAAGTAATTTGGAGCAATCTACGATCTACCGTTTACCCAATCCTGATTTACGATGGGAAAAAACAACTTCTTGGAATGTGGCTGCAGATTTTTCTTTTTGGAATGGAAGACTTTCAGGTAGTTTGGATGTGTATAAAAAACATACCGAAGATTTGATCATAGAAAAAACAGTTGCAACATCTAACGGAAAATCACGTTTGTACATGAATGCCGGGGAGATGGATAATCAAGGATTTGAAGGTAATTTGAGCGTGGAGATCATCCAAGGAAAGAGGTTGAATTGGAGATTTAATGTAAACTTTGGGAGAAACACAAGTGAGGTGACTTTGGCAAACGATGACATTTATAGCGATTTGGAAGTCATTAATAAAATGTTGGATGGTAATTTAGCGATTAAGGGCGAGAAGTTAGGTTCAATGTACTCTTTCCGTTATGGGGGATTGTCTAGTGAAAACGGATATCCGTTATTTTATGGGAAAGATGGTAAATTATGGCATACGGCAGATCCGAAACGTATGGAACTGGTGAAAAGCGGATCTATTTACCCGGATCTTTCCGGAGGATTTGATACTCAATTGACGTTTGACAGGTGCTTATCGCTATCCTTGGGTTTCACGTATAATTTGGGGGGTGTAAAGCGTTTACCGAGTGTGTATGCCGATAAAAATTCTGCGTTAAATCCGGTTGCCAATGTATCTACGAATTGGAAGAAAAGGTGGAGAAAGCCTGGGGATGAAAAACATACGGATATACCTGTTTTGTATAATGATAGAGTGACTTCGGATTTTGATCGTAATGTCTCAGCCGAGGATCGGGGGGCCGTTGAAGAGTGTACCTATTTCTATGATTTGTCTGATCTCCGCGTAGCGAAAGCTGATTTTTTGCGTTTGCGTTCTGTTGGGCTAAGTTATATTATGCCTGAGAAATTATTGAAGGGAGTTGGAATTTCTTCCATGATGATTCGTTTCCAGGCTTCGAACTTGTTCGTGTGGGCGCATAAGGATTGGAAGGGGCTTGATCCGGAGACTCCGGAAGCGAATATTCCGATATTACCTTCTTATAGTTTGGGTATTAATGTTTCATTTTAA
- a CDS encoding RagB/SusD family nutrient uptake outer membrane protein → MKRFVKIYTYWLLGILLFTGCDDYLKEDSGDLLIPGKVEEFLPMLYREGFPRNFNDEVAWLYLMTDDVEMGQLELDPEDEANDTRDKNSSDAFNVGEGEEPYKWEREIKSYADNFWERRYGNILACNLVIDALPEMEYVEADSGNYNFLAAQAYALRAYNYWCLVNSYALPWSKENLDKPGVIIRMEPQINISPRGRSSIREVYDLINEDIEKAEKYINIATFDGNIHRLSEPAILLLASRIALFQENWDEVIRTGKLFLAQNSVILNLNDQDTTLFGTEKGLSNKIFTMMDGTINKEVVFTFGTQSYSPYQYLSTTGALYGLGFRPSHSADESLIRSYEEGDLRKKAYFLEDVPAKKAENWWEESRPYEYKYYYPIKYRQMSGSTSTKPSDNLVHENWRSVEVMLNLAEAYTRKNNEVTSDALDLLNNLRRCRLTPKAYVEKTSADFPNAQALLKFIWEERRRELCFEEAMRFWDLRRQGMPELKHKWYSSWDTYETYTLPQGSKNYVLSIPRSELDYNNGCYDNERDLIRPE, encoded by the coding sequence ATGAAAAGATTTGTAAAGATATATACCTATTGGCTTTTAGGAATACTTTTATTCACCGGTTGTGATGATTATTTAAAAGAGGATTCGGGGGATTTGTTGATCCCGGGAAAAGTGGAGGAGTTTTTACCAATGTTGTATAGAGAAGGCTTTCCCAGAAATTTTAATGACGAAGTGGCTTGGTTGTATTTGATGACGGATGACGTGGAAATGGGGCAATTGGAATTGGATCCGGAGGACGAGGCTAATGATACCCGGGATAAAAATTCTTCGGATGCTTTTAACGTGGGAGAGGGCGAGGAACCTTACAAGTGGGAAAGAGAGATAAAAAGTTATGCGGATAATTTTTGGGAGCGTCGTTACGGGAATATTTTGGCTTGTAATTTGGTTATCGATGCGCTACCGGAAATGGAGTACGTGGAGGCAGATTCGGGAAATTATAATTTTCTTGCAGCCCAAGCTTATGCTTTACGTGCCTATAATTACTGGTGTCTGGTGAATTCATATGCTTTACCTTGGTCGAAAGAGAATCTAGACAAACCGGGAGTGATAATTCGGATGGAACCGCAAATTAATATATCTCCCAGGGGACGTTCTTCTATTCGGGAGGTATATGATTTGATTAACGAAGATATTGAGAAAGCGGAAAAATATATCAATATAGCCACGTTTGACGGAAATATACATCGGCTTTCCGAACCGGCGATTCTGTTGCTAGCTTCTCGTATTGCATTATTTCAAGAAAATTGGGATGAAGTGATCCGGACCGGTAAATTGTTTTTGGCTCAGAATTCTGTTATTTTAAATTTGAACGATCAGGATACGACATTATTTGGAACGGAGAAAGGGCTTAGTAATAAAATATTTACGATGATGGATGGAACGATAAACAAAGAAGTCGTTTTTACGTTCGGAACCCAAAGTTATTCTCCGTATCAATATTTATCAACCACGGGGGCTCTTTATGGATTGGGATTCAGGCCTTCGCATAGTGCGGATGAGTCTTTGATTCGCTCTTATGAAGAGGGAGATTTACGGAAAAAAGCTTATTTCTTGGAAGATGTTCCGGCTAAAAAGGCAGAAAATTGGTGGGAAGAAAGTAGACCTTATGAGTATAAGTATTATTATCCGATAAAATATCGTCAAATGTCGGGTTCAACTTCTACAAAACCCAGTGATAATCTTGTTCACGAAAATTGGCGAAGTGTGGAGGTGATGTTAAATTTGGCAGAGGCTTATACGCGTAAGAACAATGAAGTGACTAGTGATGCTCTTGACTTATTAAATAATCTACGGCGGTGTCGTTTGACCCCGAAGGCATACGTGGAAAAAACGTCAGCGGATTTTCCGAATGCGCAGGCTTTGTTGAAATTTATTTGGGAAGAGCGGCGTCGGGAACTTTGTTTCGAGGAGGCCATGCGTTTTTGGGATTTGCGGAGACAGGGAATGCCGGAATTGAAACATAAGTGGTATTCAAGTTGGGATACATACGAAACCTATACCTTGCCACAAGGAAGTAAAAATTATGTCCTTTCAATTCCTCGGAGTGAGCTTGATTATAACAATGGATGTTATGATAACGAGCGTGATTTGATACGTCCCGAGTAG